The Anabrus simplex isolate iqAnaSimp1 chromosome 1, ASM4041472v1, whole genome shotgun sequence genome window below encodes:
- the LOC137497018 gene encoding DNA-directed RNA polymerase II subunit RPB1-like — MGGHIMEGLWFCLVLLLVSVQAKPQEICQNADSEGTLLPHESDCNKFYRCVDKNPILEKCPRGLHFNPRLKLCDWPLRARCNVNTVNRENREGRQESKLSQLQKLSGNQDPSAPNWYSTTPEPRPSTPNWETSTSTSNWRPSTPNWYSSTPNWYSTTPEQRPSTPNWETSTSTSNWRPSTPNWYTSTPNWYSTTPEQRPSTPNWETSTPNWRPSTPNWYTSTPNWYSTTPEQRPSTPNWETSTPNWRPSTPNWYTSTPSWRPSTPDWSTPNWYTSTPYWSTPNWYTSTPYWSTPNWYSSTPDWRPSTPNWYTSTPDWRPSTPNWYTTTPKPQSSTPNWDTSITSTPAWETTSETEPTTESPTPPAPTPTPDSISIVVDRPASLILRGPVSIDIPRK; from the coding sequence GGCTCTGGTTCTGCCTGGTACTACTGCTCGTCTCTGTCCAAGCAAAACCTCAAGAAATTTGCCAAAATGCTGACAGTGAGGGCACACTTCTGCCCCATGAATCAGACTGCAACAAATTTTACCGCTGTGTGGATAAGAACCCTATTCTAGAGAAATGTCCAAGAGGTTTACATTTCAATCCAAGGTTAAAATTGTGTGACTGGCCATTGCGGGCCCGTTGTAATGTTAATACTGTTAACAGAGAAAACAGAGAAGGCAGGCAAGAATCAAAGTTGTCACAACTACAAAAACTATCGGGTAACCAGGATCCTTCAGCTCCAAACTGGTATTCCACAACTCCTGAGCCAAGGCCTTCTACTCCAAACTGGGAAACTTCAACTTCAACTTCCAACTGGAGACCTTCAACACCAAACTGGTATAGCTCAACTCCCAACTGGTATTCCACAACTCCTGAGCAAAGGCCTTCTACTCCAAACTGGGAAACTTCAACTTCAACTTCCAACTGGAGACCTTCAACACCAAACTGGTATACCTCAACTCCCAACTGGTATTCTACAACTCCTGAGCAAAGGCCTTCTACTCCAAACTGGGAAACTTCAACACCAAACTGGAGACCTTCAACACCAAACTGGTATACTTCAACTCCCAACTGGTATTCCACAACTCCTGAGCAAAGGCCTTCTACTCCAAACTGGGAAACTTCAACTCCCAACTGGAGACCTTCAACACCAAACTGGTATACCTCAACTCCCAGCTGGAGACCTTCAACTCCTGACTGGTCAACACCAAACTGGTATACATCAACTCCCTACTGGTCAACACCTAACTGGTATACATCAACTCCCTACTGGTCAACACCAAATTGGTACAGCTCAACTCCTGACTGGAGACCTTCAACACCAAACTGGTATACTTCAACTCCCGACTGGAGACCTTCCACACCAAACTGGTATACCACAACTCCCAAACCACAGTCTTCAACTCCAAACTGGGACACATCAATCACCTCTACACCTGCTTGGGAAACAACATCTGAAACAGAGCCAACAACTGAATCACCAACACCACCTGCACCTACACCAACACCAGATTCTATTTCAATTGTGGTGGACAGACCTGCTTCTTTGATTCTACGAGGACCTGTTTCCATTGACATTCCTAGGAAGTAA